A genomic window from Bradyrhizobium lupini includes:
- a CDS encoding ThuA domain-containing protein — MRKALIVWGGWPGHDPDLCASMIRGWLKAEGFEVRIETTTAAFADPAIHDLSLIIPIYTMSKIEKAEALNLCAAVRSGVGLAGHHGGMGDAFRDSVDYQFLCGGQWVAHPGNIIDYKVDLTKPDDPIMKGLKSFEHRSEQYYMHVDPANEVLATTTFTGEHAPWIEGVVMPVIWKKRYGAGRVFYSSLGHRAYELDVPEIRTLMTRGMLWAARE, encoded by the coding sequence ATGCGCAAGGCATTAATTGTATGGGGCGGCTGGCCGGGACACGATCCCGATCTCTGCGCTTCGATGATCCGCGGCTGGCTGAAGGCTGAAGGCTTCGAGGTGCGGATCGAAACCACCACCGCCGCGTTCGCCGATCCCGCGATTCACGACCTGTCACTGATCATCCCGATCTACACCATGTCGAAGATCGAGAAGGCGGAAGCGCTCAATCTCTGCGCTGCGGTCCGAAGCGGCGTCGGGCTCGCCGGCCATCATGGCGGCATGGGTGACGCGTTCCGCGATTCCGTCGACTACCAGTTCCTGTGCGGCGGGCAGTGGGTTGCGCATCCCGGCAACATCATCGACTACAAGGTCGACTTGACGAAACCGGATGATCCCATCATGAAGGGCCTGAAGAGTTTCGAGCATCGTTCCGAGCAGTACTACATGCATGTCGACCCCGCCAACGAGGTGTTGGCGACGACGACCTTCACCGGCGAGCACGCCCCCTGGATCGAGGGCGTGGTGATGCCGGTGATCTGGAAGAAGCGATACGGCGCGGGCAGGGTGTTCTATTCCTCGCTCGGCCACCGCGCCTACGAGCTCGACGTACCGGAGATCCGGACGTTGATGACCCGCGGCATGCTGTGGGCGGCGCGCGAATGA